From the Notolabrus celidotus isolate fNotCel1 chromosome 12, fNotCel1.pri, whole genome shotgun sequence genome, one window contains:
- the si:ch211-254p10.2 gene encoding solute carrier family 40 member 1, with amino-acid sequence HVASQNLHKVVCYTVVIVLADVANLASTALTIAIQRDWIVVITGYNRGHLAGMNATMRRIDQVTNILAPLAVGQVMTLASNVVGCGFILGWNLVSLIVEFFFLSRVYRIVPALSIKPPAAEEDQVQVYLQRMERRGSQDESDEAQPQPLTEGNCNTSLHLKEITDLPLCFRRFRWLVSTCKDGWRAYYRQPVFLAGMGLAFLYTTVLGFDCITTGYAYTQGISGSLLSLLMGVSAITGLMGTVMFTRLRKTYGLINTGIISSCLHLGCLLLCVCSVFAPGSPMDLSLLMPPLSSNSTELGGMASQRQKHTYPMRGGSNQPLLPDRSSIHWTNNTVLFDNVPSGTAPESYISIILLFLGVITARIGLWSFDLTVTQLLQENIWQCAKAANNSGEMEWETGSPVVYTS; translated from the exons CATGTTGCATCGCAAAACTTACACAAGGTGGTTTGTTATACGGTGGTGATCGTCCTGGCAGATGTGGCAAACCTTGCAAGCACAGCACTGACCATTGCCATTCAGAGGGACTGGATTGTGGTTATCACAGGCTACAACCGAGGTCACCTAGCTG GAATGAATGCAACCATGAGGCGGATTGATCAGGTGACCAACATCCTGGCCCCACTAGCAGTGGGACAGGTCATGACCCTGGCTTCCAATGTAGTTGGCTGTGGCTTTATCCTGGGCTGGAACCTTGTGTCTCTTATTGTggagttcttcttcttgtcGCGAGTGTACCGCATCGTCCCTGCTCTTTCAATCAAACccccagcagcagaggaggatcaGGTTCAGGTGTATCtacagaggatggagaggagagggtCACAAG ACGAGAGTGATGAAGCACAACCTCAACCTCTGACAGAAGGTAACTGCAACACAAGTTTGCACCTCAAAGAAATCACAGACCTGCCGCTGTGTTTCCGGAGGTTTCGCTGGCTGGTGAGCACCTGTAAGGACGGCTGGAGGGCCTACTATCGCCAGCCCGTCTTCCTGGCAGGAATGGGTCTGGCTTTCCTCTACACAACGGTCCTCGGCTTTGACTGCATCACCACTGGCTATGCCTACACTCAGGGCATAAGTGGCTCCCTCCTCAGTCTGCTGATGGGTGTCTCAGCGATCACAGGGCTGATGGGCACTGTGATGTTTACCAGACTGAGGAAGACCTATGGTCTGATCAACACAGGCATCATCTCAAGCTGCCTCCACCTGGGCTgcttgctgctgtgtgtgtgctctgtgtttgcccCAGGCAGCCCTATGGATCTTAGTTTGCTAATGCCCCCTCTTTCCTCCAACTCAACTGAGCTTGGAGGGATGGCAAGCCAAAGGCAGAAACACACTTATCCCATGCGGGGAGGCAGTAATCAGCCTCTGCTACCAGACCGCTCTTCCATCCACTGGACCAACAACACTGTCCTTTTTGACAACGTGCCCTCTGGTACAGCACCAGAATCATACATCTCCATCATCCTGCTGTTCCTGGGCGTCATCACAGCACGCATTG GTCTCTGGTCCTTCGACCTGACAGTGACCCAGCTCCTTCAGGAGAACATCT GGCAATGTGCCAAAGCAGCAAACAACTCAGGTGAAATGGAGTGGGAGACAGGCTCTCCCGTCGTTTACACAAGTTGA
- the slc6a19b gene encoding solute carrier family 6 member 19b → MKLKLPNPGLEDRILSHQQLDKLEQEEAGDRPKWDNKAQYMLTCVGFCVGLGNVWRFPYLCQSHGGGAFMIPFLILLVLEGIPLLHLEFAIGQRLRKGSLGVWASIHPYLTGIGIASMCVSLTISLYYNTIIAWIMWYFFNSFQDPLPFSQCPLNANLTGAVSECERSSPVDYFWYRETLNTTPNIENDGGLQWWILLCHISAWSVLYICIIRGIETTGKAVYVTSTLPYVVLTIFLIRGLTLKGSLSGIKFLFTPDLAELAKPTTWLDAGAQVFYSFSLAFGGLISFSSYNSVHNNCEQDAVIISIINGVTSVFAATVIYSIIGFRATERYDNCFSGNILTLLNAFDLTEGDITDSNYDQVIGHLNITFPGALQELDLKTCNLDTFLSEGVEGTGLAFIVFTEAITKMPVSPVWAVLFFIMLFCLGLSSMFGNIEGVLVPLQDLKVFPKSWPKEAITGVTCLFCCLVGLIFIQGSGNYWLSLFDTYGGSIPLLVVAFCEMFSVVYIYGIDRFNDDIEFMIGHKPNFFWQASWRVISPLIMLFILVFYFITKVTENVFYKAWDPESEKFPTLDEKLYPAWINVIIFILAGVPSLAVPLVALWKCFRSKKKDELHLSNKTEMNDDITKSKV, encoded by the exons ATGAAGTTAAAACTCCCCAATCCAGGCCTGGAGGACAGGATATTGTCCCATCAGCAGCTGGACAAGCTGGAGCAAGAAGAGGCTGGAGACAGACCAAAGTGGGATAACAAGGCCCAATACATGCTGACATGTGTGGGGTTCTGTGTAGGACTCGGAAATGTTTGGCGTTTCCCGTATCTGTGCCAGAGTCATGGAGGAG gTGCATTTATGATACCCTTTCTAATCCTGCTAGTCCTTGAAGGAATCCCACTTTTACATCTTGAGTTTGCTATTGGTCAGCGCTTAAGAAAAGGCAGTTTGGGAGTGTGGGCCTCAATTCATCCCTATCTGACTGGCATTG GTATTGCATCCATGTGTGTATCTCTGACGATCAGCCTCTACTATAACACAATCATTGCCTGGATTATGTGGTACTTCTTCAACTCATTTCAAGACCCTCTGCCTTTCAGTCAATGCCCCCTGAACGCAAACTTAACAG GCGCTGTTTCAGAGTGTGAGAGGAGCTCACCTGTGGATTACTTCTGGTACAGGGAGACCCTGAACACAACTccaaatattgaaaatgatggtGGTCTGCAGTGGTGGATACTGCTTTGTCATATTTCTGCATGGTCTGTGCTCTATATCTGCATCATTCGTGGTATCGAGACCACGGGCAAG GCGGTGTATGTGACTTCAACCCTTCCCTATGTGGTGCTGACAATATTTCTGATCAGAGGATTGACCCTAAAGGGTTCTCTGAGTGGAATAAAATTTCTCTTTACGCCGGAT TTAGCAGAGCTGGCAAAGCCGACAACATGGCTGGATGCTGGTGCTCAAGTTTTTTACTCCTTCTCTCTGGCTTTTGGTGGTCTCATTTCCTTCTCCAGCTACAACTCAGTGCA TAACAACTGTGAACAGGATGCAGTGATAATCTCCATCATCAATGGAGTCACATCTGTCTTTGCTGCCACTGTCATCTACAGCATTATTGGCTTCAGAGCAACAGAAAGATATGACAACTGTTTCTCTGG AAACATCTTAACCTTACTGAATGCGTTTGATCTTACTgagggtgacatcactgacagCAACTATGACCAGGTCATTGGACATCTCAACATAACATTTCCTGGGGCTTTACAAGAGCTTGATCTAAAGACGTGCAATTTAGACACTTTTCTCAGTGAG GGAGTTGAAGGAACAGGATTGGCTTTTATTGTGTTCACTGAGGCTATCACCAAGATGCCTGTCTCGCCTGTGTGGGCCGTCCTGTTCTTCATAATGCTCTTCTGTCTTGGCCTGTCCTCTATGTTTGGGAACATTGAGGGAGTTCTGGTGCCGCTGCAAGACCTCAAAGTTTTCCCTAAATCATGGCCAAAAGAGGCTATCACTG GTGTGACGTGTCTGTTCTGCTGCCTTGTGGGTTTGATATTTATCCAAGGATCTGGGAACTATTGGCTTTCACTCTTTGACACTTATGGGGGATCTATCCCTCTGCTGGTTGTTGCCTTCTGTGAGATGTTCTCAGTGGTGTACATATATGGAATAGACAG GTTCAACGATGATATTGAGTTCATGATTGGACACAAACCCAACTTCTTCTGGCAGGCATCATGGAGGGTCATCAGCCCACTCATTATGCTTTTCATCCTGGTCTTTTACTTCATCACTAAAgttacagaaaatgttttttacaaAGCCTGGGACCCTGAATCG gaGAAATTCCCAACACTGGATGAAAAGCTATACCCAGCCTGGATCAATGTGATCATCTTTATACTGGCAGGAGTACCCAGTCTTGCAGTCCCTTTAGTAGCTCTCTGGAAATGTTTCAGGTCAAAGAAGAAGGATGAGTTGCATCTCTCCAACAAAACTGAAATGAACGATGACATCACCAAATCCAAAGTCTAG